From one Anopheles bellator chromosome 1, idAnoBellAS_SP24_06.2, whole genome shotgun sequence genomic stretch:
- the LOC131205829 gene encoding uncharacterized protein LOC131205829 translates to MAIRWARRRLLIGTVIAIALYYMLSSSYRTHEVSSILAHTKPEDVWEYLADFSHMKKLNPTIQGFRVLSEEGNKNLWKYTVEYDERLSHWPHSYNTAIGHYTVSKLSSADGGKYSVASQHKTCFLLGLFCLRSQGEFTISLVNLYDTLVTESVRFQCPFFFGSFCQREVEYQRTEIAGKLEQHFQYLRQRRADAHAGTR, encoded by the exons ATGGCTATACGCTGGGCTAGACGCCGCCTTCTGATCGGCACCGTGATAGCGATCGCGCTCTACTACATGCTGTCCTCGTCCTACCGCACACACGAAGTGAGTTCGATCCTAGCGCACACCAAACCGGAAGATGTGTGGGAGTATTTGGCCGATTTCAGTCACATGAAGAAACTCAACCCAACCAT CCAAGGATTTCGAGTGCTCTCGGAGGAGGGCAACAAAAATCTGTGGAAGTACACGGTGGAGTACGACGAACGGTTATCGCACTGGCCGCACAGCTACAACACCGCCATCGGCCATTACACCGTCAGCAAGCTGTCCAGCGCCGACGGAGGCAAATATTCGGTGGCTTCCCAGCACAAAACGTGCTTCTTGCTGGGGCTGTTCTGTC TGCGCTCGCAGGGAGAGTTCACGATCTCGCTGGTCAACCTGTACGACACGCTGGTGACGGAATCGGTGCGCTTCCAGTGTCCGTTCTTTTTCGGATCGTTCTGTCAACGGGAGGTTGAGTATCAGCGGACGGAGATCGCGGGCAAGCTGGAGCAACACTTTCAATACCTACGCCAGCGTCGCGCGGACGCTCACGCTGGGACACGGTGA
- the LOC131205826 gene encoding uncharacterized protein LOC131205826 — MAKDSCLPKSGAIVTEHLHLDRDLDVYVHQDLVNQLADHQLEGVRFLYNQLREYTGIFLNDETGLGKCHQVLAFLSATTRSGGRSIVVCSSRKRIDHWAYHLDNLSLPEAFASSRVLLGTRQELLTKEWRSGSWDYVVVDETDCFMTAADLESLRMLTTEKLIFVSSVDLLDELMVLSDRLPFCCETSTSSLRDCIERQRKRKTKANRFKIYLWTRSFLLRRQAMSYRKVLPMIEKTEFEKRFHAWTVARTVDDTLPVDTDQEGTAHDEGNTVADTPLLKEDNKTMTPALLSSTHQNIVELGDSEAEAPLQQTDSEPLFEPFETDTEQMPMLRVESDSPVEHSSTPGESEIPETAPDSEDYLPFGQDILDANTSTQPVELADDRYRFPMEKFNGSQRPSKSCAFTPSVESLPNAQQQQAPTEVIVVSSSAESVRHPKSPSLFGDTDNDTASIDSSDDELTLADILAKSPGNIVPGRSEKATTKPSLALRHQLSCSTPIEKLIRGPLHHRTTVSPENVSSADMFADSLVADSTTGAADNVFEITKNNAFANRLVVHEDAVRGGIPTLRFEGDTSDDEVQFIDVAHNQLIDLDSETPGTPKTFNKSRNKLEALRTPQTGPRASGSPVSSGWLGKNLRKSSESSGSTTPTSSKQSPQAGQSGSNRRTASMGRDPTKRRRKLDDLFQTVDHRRVMETERTGPEQHRSPRGSDRKGR, encoded by the exons ATGGCAAAGGATAGTTGTTTACCAAAGAGCGGTGCGATTGTTACGGAACATTTGCACCTGGACCGTGACCTTGATGTGTATGTACACCAAGATTTGGTGAATCAATTGGCCGACCATCAACTCGAGGGCGTTCGGTTCCTGTACAATCAGCTGCGTGAG TATACTGGAATTTTCCTGAACGATGAAACTGGCCTGGGAAAGTGTCACCAGGTGCTTGCGTTTCTTTCGGCGACCACCCGTTCCGGCGGACGCTCAATAGTGGTGTGTTCGAGTCGCAAAAGGATAGATCATTGGGCGTACCACTTGGATAACCTATCGCTTCCGGAAGCATTTGCTAGTTCCCGAGTGCTCCTCGGAACTCGCCAAGAATTGTTAACCAAAGAATGGAGGAGCGGTTCGTGGGACTATGTGGTTGTGGATGAGACGGATTGTTTTATGACGGCCGCGGACCTAGAAAGCTTGCGGATGCTTACGAcagagaaattaattttcgtaaGTTCCGTGGATTTACTGGACGAATTGATGGTGCTATCCGATCGGTTACCGTTTTGCTGTGAAACTAGCACCAGCTCACTGCGAGATTGCATAGAGCGacagcggaaacggaagacaAAGGCGAACCGGTTTAAGATCTACCTTTGGACCAGGTCGTTTCTTTTAAGGAGACAGGCAATGAGCTATCGAAAAGTGTTGCCGATGATTGAGAAGACCGAATTTGAGAAAAGGTTTCACGCGTGGACTGTAGCCCGGACTGTCGACGACACTCTACCGGTGGACACGGATCAGGAGGGTACCGCACACGACGAAGGGAACACCGTGGCAGATACACCTTTGCTGAAGGAAGACAACAAAACTATGACCCCGGCGTTACTCAGCAGCACACACCAAAATATTGTCGAGTTGGGGGATTCAGAGGCAGAGGCCCCGTTGCAGCAAACTGATAGCGAACCACTGTTTGAGCCGTTCGAAACTGACACGGAGCAGATGCCGATGTTACGCGTCGAATCGGATTCGCCGGTCGAGCACAGCTCCACTCccggagagagcgagatacCGGAAACGGCTCCCGATTCGGAGGACTACCTCCCGTTTGGTCAGGATATTTTGGACGCAAACACCTCGACACAGCCGGTAGAGTTGGCCGACGATCGCTATCGTTTTCCGATGGAAAAATTCAACGGCAGCCAGCGACCATCCAAATCATGCGCCTTTACGCCGAGCGTAGAAAGTTTACCGAAtgctcagcagcaacaagcacCGACGGAAGTGATAGTGGTAAGCTCGTCGGCAGAGTCTGTTAGGCACCCGAAATCGCCGTCACTCTTCGGAGACACGGATAATGATACCGCCTCAATAGATTCGTCGGATGACGAACTTACGCTTGCGGACATTTTGGCCAAATCTCCGGGGAACATTGTTCCGGGTAGGAGTGAAAAAGCTACCACCAAGCCTTCTTTGGCACTCCGTCACCAGCTGTCCTGCAGCACACCGATCGAAAAATTGATCCGTGGTCCCCTGCACCACCGAACAACAGTGTCACCGGAGAACGTCTCCTCGGCAGACATGTTTGCCGATTCGTTGGTCGCTGATTCCACAACGGGGGCCGCCGATAATGTGTTTGAGATTACGAAAAATAATGCCTTTGCCAATCGCCTTGTGGTGCACGAGGATGCGGTGAGGGGCGGCATCCCGACGCTTCGGTTCGAAGGTGACACCTCCGACGACGAGGTGCAGTTTATCGACGTCGCGCACAACCAGCTCATCGATTTGGACAGTGAAACGCCGGGCACGCCGAAAACGTTCAATAAATCGCGAAACAAGCTGGAAGCTTTGCGAACGCCGCAAACTGGACCGAGGGCAAGTGGTTCACCGGTGTCCAGTGGTTGGCTAGGGAAGAACCTCCGAAAATCGTCCGAATCGTCGGGCAGTACCACGCCCACGAGTAGCAAGCAATCGCCACAGGCCGGACAAAGCGGGAGCAACCGGCGGACGGCTAGCATGGGACGCGATCCGACGAAAAGGCGCCGTAAGCTTGACGATCTGTTTCAAACTGTGGACCATCGGCGCGTGATGGAAACGGAGAGAACCGGTCCAGAGCAACATAGAAGTCCCCGCGGTTCCGATCGCAAAGGGAGATAG
- the LOC131216168 gene encoding putative inactive tyrosine-protein kinase Wsck, with the protein MLPTFRPRSRFPVLVLVLGAFALCRSAAASEKRSYFGCYERDRFARLAVTTENLDVCIDNCESSFSRYAVLSGSRCSCTNTIQTRVVEDRECGLSCVEQPDMSCGGVAAQSVYETGIEVAGPVRNLRIEGDTQHEDTISIRWDLPAEDGAPVEQLQIVAEATRTYASYRIHPLHWSLPNTTTAFELSNLNPGTEYNVTVVSISPKGEGGRASTVGSTEIGIPDPEPEEPIILRRLGSTILIKILRATNSNGPVNFYRIVVHYVNDELIQQIDHSQLNTFQKSKENRVPYYIAAELEMKDDDSMLFTVGDGREYRSYFNPPITARAHVHISIGVVSVLNHVVKVRYATTTHEQHQYPDHQHVNLRTVEVERNETLITILTVACVLFGIVLTAAIILYIYLRYKTPSANPRPFADHHELTLQGPILEVENSGFMPDIYEQRGFEAELRDIIEGLDQSKHHARKYLSLNINHILGSGKYGDVLAGSLQQEGNDTPTQVHVITDDMDSVDQIAFLNEFRRLASLESHANVNLFYGVCVTPDWCYLLFEQMQNTLKQTLLNARVPSNVNSAKFSTISEEIVVNILCLVCDGMQFLVDNNIVSKKLCARTVYVNTKFEVKVSSFGPPLHAEDTEKTIDIARWHAPEVIKFQNHSVKSDVWSFGLLIWECCCLGATPYGSTTTDNLFAAIRGGLKPERPSFMFEDLYQLCINCWDLDASDRPTFDELRRYLRQTLPMLRYLLSFERKQSVQLPSYLPHLETLE; encoded by the exons ATGTTGCCAACGTTTCGTCCGCGATCGCGCttcccggtgctggtgctggtgcttgGGGCATTTGCGTTGtgtcgttcagcagcagcatccgaaaAGCGTTCATATTTTGGGTGCTACGAACGCGATCGTTTTGCACGGTTAGCTGTAACAACGGAAAACTTGGACGTGTGCATCGACAATTGCGAGAGCAGCTTCAGCAG ATACGCCGTACTGTCCGGTTCGCGGTGCAGTTGCACGAATACGATCCAAACCCGCGTTGTCGAGGACCGTGAATGTGGACTTTCCTGCGTCGAACAACCGGACATGAGCTGCGGTGGTGTTGCCGCGCAGAGCGTGTACGAAACGGGCATTGAAGTAGCCGGACCGGTGCGTAATCTGCGGATCGAGGGGGACACGCAACACGAAGATACGATTTCCATTCGGTGGGATCTGCCGGCCGAAGATGGGGCGCCCGTGGAACAGTTGCAGATTGTTGCTGAAGCTACCCGCACATACGCTAGCTACCGGATCCATCCGCTTCACTGGTCGCTGCCCAATACAACTACCGCGTTCGAGCTGTCGAATCTGAACCCGGGCACCGAGTACAACGTAACGGTCGTATCGATCTCTCCGAAAGGCGAAGGAGGTCGGGCCAGTACCGTTGGCAGCACCGAGATCGGcatcccggacccggagcccGAAGAACCGATCATACTGCGTCGGCTTGGTTCGacgattttaatcaaaatactCCGAGCAACGAACAGCAACGGACCGGTCAATTTTTACCGGATTGTGGTGCACTACGTAAACGATGAACTTATCCAGCAGATTGACCACAGCCAGCTGAATACATTTCAAAAGTCGAAGGAAAACCGCGTTCCGTACTACATCGCGGCCGAGCTCGAGATGAAAGACGACGATTCGATGCTCTTCACGGTGGGCGATGGGCGGGAGTATCGGAGCTACTTCAATCCACCGATCACAGCCCGGGCCCACGTGCACATCTCGATCGGCGTCGTGAGTGTTTTGAATCACGTGGTGAAGGTTCGCTACGCCACCACAACCCACGAACAGCACCAGTATCCGGACCATCAGCACGTGAACTTAAGAACGGTTGAAGTTG AGCGCAACGAAACCCTCATCACGATTCTCACCGTTGCTTGCGTTCTGTTTGGGATCGTGCTAACGGCAGCCATCATCCTGTACATTTATTTGCGCTACAAAACACCCTCGGCCAATCCGCGGCCCTTCGCCGACCATCACGAGCTCACGTTGCAGGGTCCGATTCTGGAGGTGGAAAACAGTGGCTTCATGCCGGACATTTACGAGCAGCGCGGTTTTGAGGCGGAACTGCGCGACATTATTGAGGGACTGGACCAATCGAAACACCACGCCCGAAAGTACCTCAGTCTTAACATTAACCACATTCTCGGCAGCGGAAAGTATGGGGATGTTTTGGCCGGAAGCTTGCAGCAAGAAGGGAACGATACGCCAACCCAGGTGCACGTTATTACGGACGACATGGACAGTGTCGATCAAATTGCATTCCTCAACGAGTTCAGACGGCTCGCTTCGCTAGAGTCCCATGCCAATGTGAATCTCTTTTACGGCGTTTGCGTGACGCCCGATTGGTGCTACCTTCTGTTTGagcaaatgcaaaacactCTCAAACAAACTCTGCTGAATGCCCGTGTGCCAAGCAACGTTAATAGTGCAAAGTTTTCTACAATATCCGAAGAGATCGTCGTGAACATCCTGTGCCTGGTGTGCGATGGGATGCAGTTTCTGGTGGACAATAAT ATTGTGAGCAAAAAGTTGTGTGCCCGCACCGTGTACGTGAATACCAAATTCGAGGTGAAGGTGAGTTCCTTCGGTCCACCGCTGCACGCCGAGGATACGGAGAAGACGATCGACATTGCCCGCTGGCACGCCCCGGAAGTCATCAAGTTCCAGAACCACAGCGTCAAGAGCGATGTTTGGTCGTTCGGCTTGCTCATCTGGGAGTGTTGCTGCCTTGGAGCCACCCCTTACgggtcgacgacgaccgacAACCTATTCGCCGCGATCCGTGGTGGTCTGAAACCGGAGCGGCCATCGTTCATGTTCGAAGATCTGTACCAGCTGTGCATAAACTGCTGGGACTTGGATGCCAGCGATCGGCCAACCTTCGACGAGCTACGACGCTACCTGCGGCAAACGCTACCGATGCTCCGAtatttgctttcgttcgagCGGAAACAGAGTGTTCAGCTGCCGAGCTACTTACCTCACCTAGAGACGTTGGAGTGA
- the LOC131216106 gene encoding uncharacterized protein LOC131216106, which translates to MDRRAAEMFSMSNEERQKFLLSLVMAQRCMQQELFIFHYKTQRNHMKRIRERFMANLARRLSMNHKMYRVKEIQMLAYASRFMDNVRPGQSQTTRNPRRAQRAQHTCRWLTAIESGSRPFNMDLFRMDFGTYQHLCVRLKNELKSPSSLTVKMKVAIAVYMLGNGVNYRTAGVKLGVSSSTAENCLKSFCTAMVKVCLTDVISFPKTDEEVADIVAGFETLACIPQVLGVVDSLHIPIDLPFTDPSSYVNSKAWNSIVLQTVVDSKGRFIDFNCKHPGQTNDETVLLDSCLYEVMEQREWAPKEINGKNVHPFLLADSAYPLLPWLITPYTEEPLLPDEISFNVYAAKARGAASNAFERLCGRWTILQQTTHIDVSFVPVVVATCCILHNIIEGRNVPYNELWSESTDATYVKPVQPESVSEVSHPGGNQLRNDLSGYMLNNFPLIALDDE; encoded by the exons ATGGATAGACGCGCCGCcgaaatgttttcgatgaGCAATGAGGAGAGACAAAAGTTTTTGTTATCGTTGGTAATGGCCCAGCGATGCATGCAGCAGGAGCTGTTTATATTCCACTacaaaacgcaacgcaaccacATGAAACGAATTCGGGAGCGCTTCATGGCGAATCTAGCTCGGCGCCTGAGCATGAACCACAAGATGTACCGAGTGAAAGAAATCCAAATGCTCGCCTACGCTAGCAGATTCATGGACAACGTTAGACCCGGCCAGAGTCAAACTACCCGAAACCCAAGGCGTGCCCAAAGGGCACAGCACACCTGCCGCTGGCTGACTGCGATCGAGAGCGGTTCGCGGCCGTTCAACATGGACCTGTTCCGGATGGATTTTGGCACCTATCAGCACCTATGTGTCCGCCTTAAGAACGAGTTGAAATCGCCCAGCTCGTTGactgtcaaaatgaaggtggCCATAGCCGTCTACATGCTCGGGAACGGTGTGAACTATCGGACGGCGGGTGTAAAACTTGGtgttagcagcagcacggccgaAAACTGCTTGAAATCCTTTTGCACGGCCATGGTCAAAGTTTGTCTCACCGACGTCATAAGCTTCCCGAAGACCGATGAAGAAGTTGCCGACATAGTCGCAGGATTCGAAACGCTGGCCTGTATCCCGCAGGTGCTGGGAGTTGTCGATTCTCTGCACATTCCCATAGACCTGCCGTTCACGGATCCATCGTCGTACGTCAACAGTAAAGCCTGGAACTCGATCGTACTGCAGACGGTGGTAGACAGCAAAGGACG GTTCATTGACTTCAACTGCAAACATCCCGGGCAAACCAACGACGAAACGGTGCTCTTAGATTCCTGTCTTTATGAAGTGATGGAACAACGAGAATGG GCACCGAAAGAAATCAATGGGAAGAATGTGCATCCATTTCTGCTGGCAGATAGTGCGTATCCTTTGCTTCCGTGGCTGATAACACCGTACACTGAAGAGCCCCTGTTGCCCGACGAAATTTCGTTCAATGTGTACGCAGCAAAGGCCCGTGGCGCGGCCAGTAACGCGTTCGAACGGCTGTGCGGGCGCTGGACAATACTGCAACAAACCACGCACATCGACGTCAGCTTCGTCCCGGTAGTGGTGGCCACATGTTGCATTCTGCACAACATCATAGAGGGTCGGAATGTCCCCTACAACGAGCTGTGGAGCGAATCGACTGACGCGACGTACGTGAAACCCGTGCAGCCCGAGTCGGTGAGCGAAGTATCCCATCCCGGTGGTAACCAGCTGCGGAATGACTTGAGCGGATATATGCTCAATAACTTCCCGCTCATCGCGCTCGATGATGAATAG
- the LOC131216107 gene encoding uncharacterized protein LOC131216107 encodes MNKRNVWKYDETKELLQIMMEKNFAAAFTTKHHRNVVIYRKIERLLFLRGYPHKNFGQIAVRWKNLKNLYMRAKRSNDANQRQLFPFYEEMDVLLNSVKTNPPESSSERVVNDGDTDDVVEEMDDRSREASEDRTEQDETTEQNPKQSLPLSARSLRRNPRAYGRRRSTGFHAIIAESKQELSDEFYRTQKRLIDYEFSLHAQREEAYMKEIQSSTRAMLEEQTERFFCRLNEFIQDLSSFKASAEAPTKSADLEPVD; translated from the coding sequence ATGAATAAACGAAATGTCTGGAAGTACGACGAAACGAAGGAATTGTTGCAGATTATGATGGAGAAAAACTTTGCCGCGGCGTTCACCACGAAGCACCACAGGAACGTAGTGATCTATCGCAAAATAGAGCGGCTGTTGTTTCTCCGCGGGTATCCGCACAAAAACTTCGGACAGAttgcggtgcggtggaaaAATCTGAAGAATTTGTACATGCGAGCCAAGCGCAGTAACGACGCGAACCAACGGCAGTTGTTTCCGTTCTACGAAGAGATGGATGTGCTGCTCAATTCGGTGAAAACGAACCCGCCGGAATCGAGTTCGGAGCGGGTGGTAAACGATGGCGATACAGACGATGTCGTAGAGGAAATGGACGATCGCTCTCGGGAAGCTTCGGAAGATCGAACGGAACAGGACGAGACCACCGAACAGAATCCCAAGCAAAGTTTACCACTGTCTGCACGATCTTTGCGAAGGAATCCCCGTGCCTATGGCCGACGCCGATCGACTGGCTTCCATGCAATAATTGCGGAGAGCAAGCAGGAACTGAGCGATGAGTTTTATCGAACACAGAAACGGTTGATTGATTATGAGTTTAGCCTTCACGCGCAGAGAGAAGAAGCGTACATGAAAGAAATTCAGTCGTCGACGAGGGCAATGCTCGAggagcaaacggaacggtttttcTGTCGCCTGAATGAGTTTATCCAAGATCTTAGCAGCTTTAAAGCCAGCGCCGAAGCACCCACGAAGTCCGCGGACCTAGAACCGGTGGACTGA
- the LOC131216010 gene encoding cholinesterase, whose amino-acid sequence MGMYMKMFRTQRVVAYLGLPYAQAPVAEKRFTPPVVDNLPSWEGVKNATSPAPLCWHMPRDTHRRHNQLFMELIQSSDDGGGEKQFDEDCLFLNIYIPDATMPTDGYSVLVTFPTGDFDGDTPFTLNPFQMVFKQKIIVVTVGYRLGIFGFFTSLDGEAPGNFGLMDQSAALLWIKRNIRLFNGNEESVTIMGHGTGAICVGLHLTSGEWTDDMFHKAILMSGSVLLDSSVRPAKQYASALDELATAFGCFRRPTTKLMDCLRRVDAQILAENSPPIDWGPIIDRGLSNTTTPFIADHPNMLVHQGKLRKVPLLIGHTDMEEVLELTMGDMLEHGLGVEMFETLLSDVVMNDLSEMEFNETLCGGNMDIVMEAVQYQYKPYPPTTDPMTLRRKYIEFATERKYVAPTIELAMHMSQQADTFVYRFDIKPRTAAALKDVPDWVGVPHNFELIFLWGLPYWLALAEQMQWDSADKRVADIVMTLWANFAKFTNPTQVGVYIRWEKFTVTEPGVLIIDRSFNMSDHTTMSFGAVKFWNQYYPSVINFAAQCCNATYNGAAGGRFSGLLNSRLASGYVGANFILLQSFVYVLTRYLVRPTT is encoded by the exons CCGGCCCCGCTCTGTTGGCACATGCCACGGGACACCCACCGACGCCACAACCAGCTGTTTATGGAGCTGATCCAGTCgagcgacgacggtggcggggAGAAGCAGTTCGACGAGGACTGCCTGTTCCTCAACATCTACATCCCGGACG CGACCATGCCGACGGATGGTTACTCGGTGCTGGTGACGTTCCCGACGGGCGATTTCGACGGCGACACACCGTTCACGTTGAACCCGTTCCAGATGGTGTTTAAGCAGAAGATTATAGTAGTAACGGTGGGCTATCGGTTGGGTATCTTCGGGTTCTTCACCAGCCTGGACGGCGAGGCGCCCGGGAACTTTGGCCTGATGGACCAGTCGGCGGCGCTGCTGTGGATCAAGCGCAACATTCGGCTGTTCAACGGGAACGAGGAGTCGGTGACGATCATGGGCCACGGTACCGGGGCCATCTGCGTGGGGCTGCACCTGACGTCGGGCGAGTGGACGGACGACATGTTCCACAAGGCGATCCTGATGTCCGGCAGCGTGCTGCTGGACTCGAGCGTCCGACCCGCCAAGCAATATGCATCCGCCTTGGACGAGCTGGCGACCGCCTTCGGGTGTTTCCGTCGGCCGACCACAAAGCTGATGGATTGCTTGCGGCGGGTGGACGCCCAGATCCTGGCCGAGAACTCGCCCCCCATCGACTGGGGCCCGATCATCGACCGGGGGCtcagcaacaccaccacgccgTTTATCGCCGACCACCCGAACATGCTGGTGCACCAGGGCAAGCTGCGCAAGGTGCCGCTACTGATCGGCCACACGGACATGGAGGAAGTGCTGGAACTGACCATGGGCGACATGCTGGAACATGGGCTGGGCGTGGAGATGTTCGAAACGCTGCTGAGCGACGTGGTGATGAACGACCTGTCCGAGATGGAGTTTAACGAGACGCTGTGCGGCGGCAACATGGACATCGTGATGGAAGCGGTCCAGTATCAGTACAAACCGTacccaccgaccaccgacccgATGACGCTGCGCCGCAAGTACATCGAGTTCGCCACGGAGCGCAAGTACGTGGCGCCCACGATCGAACTGGCCATGCACATGAGCCAGCAGGCGGACACGTTCGTGTATCGGTTCGACATTAAGCCGCGGACCGCGGCGGCCCTCAAGGATGTGCCCGACTGGGTCGGGGTTCCGCACAACTTTGAGCTGATCTTTCTGTGGGGCCTCCCGTACTGGTTGGCGCTGGCCGAGCAGATGCAGTGGGACAGCGCGGACAAGCGGGTGGCCGACATCGTCATGACGCTGTGGGCGAACTTTGCCAAGTTTACGAACCCGACGCAGGTGGGCGTGTACAtccggtgggaaaagtttacCGTCACCGAGCCGGGCGTActgatcatcgatcgatcgttcaaCATGAGCGACCACACGACGATGAGTTTCGGTGCGGTCAAGTTCTGGAACCAGTACTACCCGAGTGTCATCAACTTTGCGGCCCAGTGTTGCAACGCCACGTACAacggggccgccggtggccggttcaGCGGACTGCTAAACAGCCGGCTGGCGTCCGGGTATGTGGGGGCCAACTTCATCCTGTTACAATCATTCGTTTACGTACTCACGAGATACCTGGTGCGTCCGACGACGTag